A part of Thermotoga petrophila RKU-1 genomic DNA contains:
- the dps gene encoding DNA protection during starvation protein: MARVAREMVEKAGVDVDKLLELLIKNAAAELTTYYYYTILRANLIGLEGETIKEIAEVARIEDRNHFEALVPRIYELGGKLPDCMKEFHDLSACPPARLPDKPTVQEILRVLVAAERCAVKGYTEICNMTAGKDHRTYELSLAILNEEIEHESWFSEFLGEGPSGHFMRRGETSPFVSKFLK; this comes from the coding sequence ATGGCGAGAGTGGCGAGGGAAATGGTGGAAAAAGCAGGGGTTGATGTCGATAAGCTGCTGGAACTTCTGATCAAGAATGCGGCGGCCGAACTCACGACTTATTACTACTACACCATCTTGAGAGCGAACCTCATAGGACTTGAGGGAGAAACCATCAAAGAGATTGCGGAAGTCGCAAGAATCGAAGACAGAAATCACTTCGAAGCACTTGTTCCCAGAATCTACGAGCTCGGTGGAAAACTTCCAGATTGCATGAAGGAGTTCCACGATCTCTCTGCATGTCCACCAGCAAGACTTCCGGACAAACCAACTGTTCAGGAGATTCTGAGGGTGCTCGTTGCCGCTGAAAGATGTGCGGTGAAAGGGTACACCGAGATATGCAACATGACCGCGGGTAAAGATCACAGGACCTACGAACTGTCTCTTGCTATTCTGAACGAAGAGATCGAACACGAATCCTGGTTCTCCGAGTTCCTCGGAGAGGGGCCATCTGGTCACTTCATGAGGCGTGGTGAAACTTCGCCGTTCGTTTCGAAATTCCTCAAGTGA
- the carA gene encoding glutamine-hydrolyzing carbamoyl-phosphate synthase small subunit encodes MSKKALLALEDGSFFFGQSLGAEGETFGELVFNTGMTGYQEVLTDPSYTGQIVVMTYPEIGIYGVNDEDVESDGIKVAGFVVYRSVDTPSNWRATMSFPDYLKKYNIVAIEGVDTRALTRKIRVKGAMKGAISTVDLDPDSLVKRVKESPSIVGRDLAGLVSPKEVIVENPEGDFSVVVLDSGVKWGILRDLKRVGAKVMRVPYSVDIDDIKKLNPDGVLISNGPGDPAALLKTVRLIKDLLKEEIPLAGICLGHQLLGLAVGGRTYKMKFGHRGINHPVKDLRTGRVLITTHNHGFAVDPKSFGLPELGSEDQDANVLTKNLQKISVLEGISPQGIKVEITHISLNDGTMEGMRLVDYPAFSVQYHPEASPGPHDAKYFFEEFKRLIKEVR; translated from the coding sequence ATGTCCAAAAAAGCACTTCTCGCTTTAGAAGACGGTTCGTTTTTTTTTGGACAGAGTCTGGGTGCAGAGGGTGAAACTTTTGGTGAACTGGTCTTCAACACGGGAATGACAGGCTATCAGGAAGTCCTCACCGATCCCTCCTACACCGGTCAGATCGTCGTCATGACCTACCCGGAAATAGGAATCTACGGAGTGAACGACGAAGACGTAGAATCAGATGGAATAAAAGTTGCCGGTTTTGTTGTCTACAGAAGCGTGGATACCCCTTCCAACTGGAGAGCCACCATGTCTTTCCCCGATTACTTGAAAAAGTACAACATCGTGGCCATAGAAGGAGTGGACACCAGAGCACTCACCAGGAAAATTCGAGTGAAAGGTGCTATGAAAGGTGCCATATCGACCGTTGATCTCGATCCGGATTCCCTTGTAAAACGGGTGAAAGAAAGCCCCAGTATCGTTGGAAGGGATTTAGCCGGTCTTGTTTCACCGAAGGAAGTCATCGTAGAAAACCCGGAAGGAGATTTCTCAGTGGTGGTACTCGATTCCGGTGTCAAATGGGGTATTCTCAGAGACCTGAAGAGAGTGGGAGCAAAAGTGATGAGAGTTCCTTACAGTGTTGATATAGACGACATCAAAAAGCTGAATCCCGACGGTGTTCTGATCTCGAACGGTCCCGGTGATCCCGCCGCCCTTTTGAAAACCGTCAGATTGATCAAAGACCTTCTGAAAGAAGAAATTCCACTCGCGGGGATCTGCCTTGGGCATCAGCTCCTTGGCCTCGCCGTTGGTGGAAGGACTTACAAGATGAAATTCGGTCACAGAGGCATCAACCATCCCGTTAAAGATCTGAGAACCGGTCGTGTTCTGATCACAACGCACAACCACGGCTTCGCTGTGGATCCAAAGAGTTTCGGCCTTCCAGAACTGGGAAGCGAGGATCAGGACGCGAACGTTCTCACGAAAAATCTTCAGAAGATATCCGTCCTCGAAGGAATCAGTCCTCAGGGAATAAAAGTCGAGATCACCCACATCTCCCTGAACGACGGAACGATGGAAGGAATGAGGCTGGTTGATTATCCAGCCTTTTCTGTTCAATATCACCCTGAAGCCTCTCCCGGACCTCACGATGCCAAGTACTTCTTCGAAGAATTCAAACGCCTCATAAAGGAGGTAAGGTAA
- the carB gene encoding carbamoyl-phosphate synthase large subunit, producing MPKREDIKRILVIGSGPITIGQAAEFDYSGTQALKALKSAGYEVIIVNSNSATIMTDPEFSDAVYIEPLTVEFLEKIIEKERPDALLPTLGGQTALNLAVELAERGILDKYGVQLIGAKLESIKKAEDRELFKETMEKAGLEVLRSRLVNNLADALETAREFGYPVIIRPSFTLGGTGGGIAFNEEELRDIVTKGLIESPVHTVLIEESVLGWKEYELEVVRDGAGNFIVVCSIENLDPMGIHTGDSITVAPAQTLTDVEYQRMRDAAYKVIDAIGIETGGSNIQFALDPETGRMVVIEMNPRVSRSSALASKATGYPIAKVAALLAVGFTLDEIPNYITGKTMAAFEPSIDYVVVKIPRFQLEKFPGADPRLNTQMKSVGEVMAIGRTFKEALGKALRSLELDAAPKLDLEHIREHLANPTPERISYVFAAFRNGMDVEEVHELTKIDRWFLREMKACIELEEELKLKKFDVEILKKAKQWGYSDREIAEIWGVSEKEIRKMREDNRIFPVYKMVDTCAAEFEAQTPYYYSTYNGVENEAVPSDREKIMILGSGPNRIGQGIEFDYTNVHGVWSFQEEGYETIMVNSNPETVSTDYDTSDRLYFEPLTVEDVLEIVRNEKPKGVVVAFGGQTPLKIAKYLVEEKVNIIGTSFESIEIAEDREKFAKLLKQIGLKCPPFGTASSVEEALRVAENLGYPVLVRPSYVLGGRAMAIVDTPQELEMYVKEAAVVSPGYPVLIDKFLEDAIELDVDVVSDGKYVWIAGLMEQIEEAGVHSGDSACVLPPVSLSEKLVEEIEETVYKLVKALKIVGVANIQLAVKDEEIYIIEANPRASRTVPFVSKAIGIPVARIAAKIMVGRNLPELLSEYFPYPTRPGVKVDKLDESEILPTPWPKMFSVKEVVIPFHKFPGTDVLLGPEMRSTGEVMGIGEDFAEAFAKAQIAAGNPLPTTGAILATVADKDKREAVPLLAHLADMGFEIYATRGTAKALQSHGVEVKVVPKVGEGRPDVIDLLEQGKISLVVITQSSDEPALVAVSHGKEPFKVEGRRTVGYMIRTTALKRKIPYLTTVESLRAAVAAIRKMKKGSIVKVRRLTDTWKM from the coding sequence ATGCCGAAGAGAGAAGACATAAAGAGGATCCTCGTTATAGGATCCGGTCCGATCACAATCGGTCAGGCTGCGGAGTTCGACTATTCAGGTACCCAGGCCCTGAAGGCTCTCAAAAGCGCCGGCTACGAGGTGATCATAGTTAACTCCAACTCCGCGACCATAATGACAGATCCGGAGTTTTCCGATGCCGTTTACATAGAACCTCTAACGGTGGAGTTCCTCGAAAAGATTATTGAAAAAGAAAGACCAGATGCCCTGCTCCCCACCCTTGGAGGACAGACCGCCCTGAATCTCGCTGTGGAACTTGCCGAAAGGGGAATCCTCGATAAATACGGCGTTCAGTTGATCGGCGCAAAGCTCGAGTCGATAAAGAAGGCCGAGGATAGAGAACTCTTCAAGGAAACCATGGAAAAGGCAGGCCTTGAGGTTCTGAGAAGCAGACTCGTGAACAACCTCGCCGATGCACTGGAGACGGCAAGAGAATTCGGCTACCCCGTCATAATAAGGCCGAGTTTCACCCTTGGTGGAACAGGTGGTGGAATCGCGTTCAACGAAGAAGAACTGAGAGACATCGTGACAAAGGGTCTCATAGAAAGTCCGGTTCACACGGTCCTCATAGAGGAGTCGGTCCTCGGCTGGAAGGAGTACGAACTCGAAGTGGTGAGAGACGGAGCTGGAAACTTCATTGTGGTGTGTTCCATAGAGAATCTCGACCCCATGGGAATACACACCGGAGATTCCATAACGGTGGCACCTGCGCAAACACTCACGGACGTTGAGTACCAGAGAATGAGGGACGCAGCTTACAAAGTGATCGATGCGATCGGTATAGAAACGGGTGGATCGAACATCCAGTTCGCTTTGGATCCAGAGACCGGTAGAATGGTCGTCATAGAGATGAACCCAAGGGTCTCCAGGTCATCCGCGCTGGCATCGAAGGCAACGGGTTATCCCATCGCGAAAGTTGCTGCACTTCTTGCTGTTGGTTTCACTCTCGATGAGATACCGAACTACATCACCGGCAAAACGATGGCCGCCTTTGAACCCTCCATAGACTACGTCGTGGTGAAGATACCGAGATTCCAGCTCGAAAAGTTCCCCGGGGCTGACCCAAGACTGAACACCCAGATGAAGTCCGTAGGAGAAGTGATGGCGATAGGCAGGACCTTCAAAGAAGCCTTGGGAAAAGCCCTCAGATCCCTTGAACTCGATGCCGCTCCCAAACTGGATCTTGAACACATAAGAGAACACCTTGCAAATCCAACGCCGGAAAGGATCTCCTACGTCTTCGCCGCGTTCAGGAACGGAATGGATGTAGAAGAGGTGCACGAACTCACTAAGATCGACAGATGGTTCCTCAGAGAAATGAAAGCGTGTATAGAGCTCGAGGAAGAGCTGAAGTTGAAGAAATTCGATGTGGAGATCCTGAAGAAAGCAAAACAGTGGGGATACTCAGACAGGGAAATTGCGGAGATATGGGGTGTTTCAGAAAAAGAAATCAGAAAGATGAGAGAAGACAACCGGATCTTTCCCGTCTACAAGATGGTGGACACCTGCGCCGCTGAGTTCGAGGCACAGACCCCGTATTACTACTCCACCTACAACGGCGTGGAGAACGAAGCGGTACCTTCAGACAGAGAGAAGATCATGATTCTGGGATCCGGTCCCAACAGGATAGGTCAGGGAATAGAATTCGACTACACGAACGTCCACGGAGTGTGGTCCTTCCAGGAAGAAGGATACGAAACCATAATGGTCAACTCCAACCCCGAAACCGTTTCGACTGACTACGACACTTCAGACAGGCTTTACTTCGAACCGCTCACCGTTGAAGATGTTCTGGAGATCGTGAGGAACGAAAAACCGAAGGGAGTGGTGGTGGCATTCGGCGGTCAGACACCACTGAAGATAGCAAAATACCTCGTAGAAGAGAAGGTGAACATCATAGGAACGAGCTTCGAATCGATTGAGATCGCCGAAGACAGGGAAAAATTCGCTAAGCTTCTGAAACAAATCGGGTTGAAGTGCCCTCCATTTGGAACGGCATCGTCCGTGGAAGAAGCGTTGAGGGTAGCAGAGAATCTTGGATACCCCGTTCTTGTGAGGCCGAGCTACGTGCTCGGAGGAAGGGCCATGGCCATTGTGGACACTCCTCAGGAACTCGAAATGTACGTCAAGGAAGCGGCCGTTGTCTCACCGGGATACCCCGTTCTGATAGACAAATTTCTTGAAGACGCGATAGAACTCGACGTAGATGTCGTGTCGGATGGAAAATATGTGTGGATAGCAGGATTGATGGAGCAGATAGAAGAAGCCGGAGTCCATTCGGGAGATTCCGCGTGTGTTCTGCCCCCTGTGAGTCTTTCTGAGAAACTCGTGGAAGAGATAGAGGAAACCGTTTACAAGCTTGTAAAAGCGTTGAAGATTGTGGGAGTTGCGAACATACAGCTTGCGGTGAAAGACGAGGAGATCTACATCATAGAGGCAAATCCCAGGGCATCGAGAACAGTTCCTTTCGTGAGCAAAGCGATCGGAATCCCCGTGGCGAGAATCGCCGCCAAAATCATGGTGGGAAGAAACCTGCCTGAGCTCCTTTCTGAGTACTTCCCATATCCCACAAGACCAGGGGTAAAAGTTGATAAACTGGATGAGAGCGAGATCCTCCCAACTCCCTGGCCGAAGATGTTCTCTGTGAAAGAGGTGGTGATACCGTTCCATAAGTTCCCGGGAACGGATGTACTTCTCGGGCCAGAGATGCGCTCCACAGGAGAAGTGATGGGAATCGGTGAAGATTTCGCAGAGGCATTCGCGAAGGCTCAGATAGCCGCCGGAAACCCCCTGCCAACAACGGGAGCCATTCTCGCAACCGTCGCAGACAAAGACAAGAGGGAAGCCGTTCCTCTCTTGGCTCACCTCGCGGACATGGGCTTTGAGATATACGCAACCAGAGGAACAGCAAAGGCTCTGCAGTCACACGGTGTGGAAGTGAAGGTGGTTCCAAAGGTGGGAGAAGGAAGACCGGACGTGATAGATCTTCTGGAGCAGGGAAAGATATCCCTTGTCGTGATCACCCAGTCCAGTGATGAACCTGCGCTCGTCGCCGTCTCTCACGGGAAAGAACCCTTCAAAGTTGAAGGAAGAAGAACCGTCGGATACATGATAAGAACCACGGCGCTGAAGAGGAAGATCCCATACCTGACCACAGTCGAGTCACTCAGAGCAGCGGTGGCGGCGATCAGAAAGATGAAGAAGGGCTCCATCGTGAAGGTGAGAAGACTCACCGACACATGGAAAATGTGA
- the leuB gene encoding 3-isopropylmalate dehydrogenase, with protein MKIAVLPGDGIGPEVVREALKVLEVVEKKTGKTFEKVFGHIGGDAIDKFGEPLPEETKKICLEADAIFLGSVGGPKWDDLPPEKRPEIGGLLALRKMLNLYANIRPIKVYRSLVHVSPLKEKVIGSGVDLVTVRELSYGVYYGQPRGLDEEKGFDTMIYDRKTVERIARTAFEIAKNRRKKVTSVDKANVLYSSMLWRKVVNEVAREYPDVELTHMYVDNAAMQLILKPSQFDVILTTNMFGDILSDESAALPGSLGLLPSASFGDKNLYEPAGGSAPDIAGKNIANPIAQILSLAMMLEHSFGMVEEARKIERAVELVIEEGYRTRDIAEDPEKAVSTSQMGDLICKKLEEIW; from the coding sequence ATGAAGATAGCGGTTTTGCCTGGAGACGGCATAGGTCCCGAGGTTGTAAGGGAAGCTCTTAAAGTGCTCGAGGTGGTGGAAAAGAAAACGGGGAAAACCTTTGAGAAAGTCTTTGGACACATCGGAGGGGATGCCATAGACAAATTCGGTGAACCCCTTCCTGAAGAGACAAAAAAGATATGTCTGGAAGCCGACGCGATCTTCCTTGGAAGCGTCGGAGGACCTAAATGGGACGATCTTCCTCCGGAGAAGAGGCCGGAAATAGGGGGGCTTCTTGCCCTAAGGAAGATGCTCAACCTTTACGCAAACATAAGACCGATAAAGGTCTACAGATCGCTTGTGCATGTCTCTCCTTTGAAAGAAAAGGTGATTGGATCCGGGGTCGATCTTGTGACCGTCAGGGAACTTTCCTACGGAGTTTACTACGGCCAGCCGAGGGGATTGGATGAAGAAAAGGGATTCGACACCATGATCTACGACAGAAAAACCGTGGAACGGATCGCGAGAACTGCCTTTGAAATCGCAAAAAACAGAAGAAAAAAGGTCACCTCCGTTGACAAAGCGAACGTCCTCTACAGTTCCATGCTGTGGAGGAAAGTTGTGAACGAAGTAGCGAGAGAATACCCTGATGTGGAGCTGACGCACATGTATGTGGACAACGCTGCCATGCAGCTCATCCTGAAACCATCGCAGTTCGATGTGATCCTCACAACGAACATGTTTGGAGACATTCTCTCGGATGAGAGTGCGGCACTTCCTGGTTCTCTTGGTCTTCTGCCGTCCGCGTCTTTCGGTGATAAGAACCTCTACGAGCCGGCAGGAGGTTCCGCTCCTGATATAGCCGGAAAGAACATCGCCAACCCGATCGCACAGATCCTCTCTCTCGCCATGATGCTCGAGCATTCCTTTGGAATGGTGGAAGAGGCAAGAAAGATAGAAAGAGCGGTTGAGCTGGTGATAGAAGAGGGATACAGAACCAGAGACATCGCAGAGGATCCAGAAAAGGCGGTTTCGACCTCTCAGATGGGAGATCTCATATGTAAAAAACTCGAAGAAATATGGTGA
- the leuD gene encoding 3-isopropylmalate dehydratase small subunit, translating into MVVKIKGKVFVFGDNVNTDEIIPARYLNTSDPQELAKYCMEDARPGFGRRDDIKGSIIVAGENFGCGSSREHAPVAIKAAGISCVIAKSFARIFFRNAINIGLPIVELKEADEFEEGDVAEVDLENGVVRNLTKGKEYRIRPYPEFLMKIMEAGGWLEYCLKEVGE; encoded by the coding sequence ATGGTGGTGAAGATAAAGGGAAAGGTTTTCGTTTTTGGGGACAACGTGAACACGGACGAGATCATACCGGCTAGGTACCTCAACACTTCTGACCCTCAGGAACTCGCAAAATACTGTATGGAGGACGCGAGACCCGGCTTTGGAAGACGAGACGATATAAAAGGATCGATCATCGTGGCAGGAGAGAACTTCGGATGCGGTTCCTCGAGGGAACACGCTCCCGTTGCCATAAAGGCGGCTGGAATCTCCTGTGTCATAGCCAAGTCTTTTGCAAGGATTTTCTTCAGGAACGCTATAAACATCGGTCTCCCCATCGTCGAACTGAAAGAAGCCGACGAATTCGAAGAGGGTGACGTAGCAGAGGTGGATCTGGAAAACGGAGTGGTGAGGAATCTCACGAAAGGGAAAGAGTACAGAATAAGACCATATCCTGAGTTTCTCATGAAGATCATGGAAGCGGGTGGATGGCTTGAATACTGTCTCAAAGAAGTGGGGGAGTGA
- the leuC gene encoding 3-isopropylmalate dehydratase large subunit, with protein sequence MTLAEKILSQKAGRKVEPGEFLLLEPDVALANDITAPLAIKKFKEYGGKKVKYPDRVVLVPDHFTPNKDIKSAMQVKMMREFAREQGIEKFFEIGRMGIEHVLLPEEGIVKSGDLVVGADSHTCTYGALGAFATGVGSTDIAGFYLIGKVWFRVPESIKVTLRGKFGDLVTAKDLVLKLISILGVDGANYKAIEFSGPGVKEISMDGRFTVSNMAIEAGGKTGLFPVDEITIAYERERGIEVEEMYPDEDAKYVREVEMDLSELEPQVAYPFLPSNAKDVSEAEKERIKIDQAVIGSCTNGRIEDLRLAAQILKGRTVSPDVRCIIIPGSQKVYKQALKEGLIDIFIDAGCAVSTPTCGPCLGGHMGVLAEGEVAISTTNRNFVGRMGHPNSKVFLASPAVAAASAIKGYIADPRKL encoded by the coding sequence ATGACACTTGCAGAAAAGATACTCTCCCAAAAAGCGGGAAGAAAGGTGGAACCGGGAGAATTTCTCCTTCTGGAGCCAGACGTCGCCCTTGCAAACGACATAACGGCTCCGCTTGCGATAAAGAAGTTCAAGGAGTACGGTGGAAAGAAAGTGAAGTATCCAGACAGAGTGGTGCTCGTTCCGGATCACTTCACCCCCAACAAGGACATAAAGTCCGCTATGCAGGTAAAGATGATGAGAGAATTCGCAAGAGAGCAGGGGATCGAAAAGTTCTTTGAAATAGGCAGGATGGGAATTGAACACGTGCTGCTTCCAGAAGAAGGAATCGTAAAATCTGGAGATCTCGTGGTAGGCGCAGATTCGCACACCTGTACCTACGGAGCCCTTGGAGCGTTCGCGACCGGGGTGGGGTCCACCGACATAGCGGGCTTCTACCTCATAGGCAAGGTGTGGTTTCGTGTCCCTGAGAGCATAAAGGTGACTCTTCGTGGGAAGTTCGGGGATCTGGTGACTGCCAAGGACCTCGTGTTGAAGCTCATCTCCATACTGGGAGTAGATGGGGCCAACTACAAGGCGATAGAATTCTCCGGACCCGGTGTGAAAGAGATCAGTATGGACGGCCGTTTCACCGTTTCGAACATGGCGATCGAGGCGGGAGGAAAGACGGGACTGTTTCCGGTGGACGAGATCACCATTGCCTACGAAAGAGAAAGAGGCATAGAAGTGGAAGAGATGTACCCGGACGAAGACGCAAAATACGTGAGAGAAGTGGAAATGGACCTTTCTGAGCTCGAACCTCAGGTTGCATATCCCTTCCTCCCATCCAACGCGAAGGACGTTTCCGAAGCTGAGAAAGAGAGAATAAAGATAGATCAGGCGGTGATAGGAAGCTGTACCAACGGAAGGATAGAAGATCTCAGACTTGCCGCGCAGATTCTGAAGGGAAGGACAGTATCACCGGACGTTCGATGCATCATAATTCCGGGATCCCAGAAGGTTTACAAACAGGCTCTCAAAGAAGGACTCATCGACATATTCATCGACGCGGGCTGCGCCGTTTCCACGCCCACATGTGGACCCTGTCTTGGCGGACACATGGGAGTGCTCGCAGAAGGAGAGGTTGCGATCTCCACAACGAACAGGAACTTCGTTGGAAGGATGGGACATCCGAACAGCAAGGTTTTCCTGGCATCTCCTGCAGTGGCGGCGGCCAGCGCGATAAAGGGATACATCGCAGATCCGAGAAAGCTGTGA
- the leuA gene encoding 2-isopropylmalate synthase, producing MRRIKIFDTTLRDGEQSPGASMSVEEKVEMALMLEDLGVDLIEAGFPVSSPVQFEAVKRVASAVQKPIVVGLARCVEKDIDAVYEALKDRPKDKRMIHVFIATSPIHRKYKLRMEKEEILERIRRYVGYAKQFFDLVEFSAEDASRTEVPFLIEAYKTAIEAGATTINVPDTVGYALPDEFGELIKTLREGVPGIENVDLSVHCHNDLGLAVANSLAAVQNGATQVEVTLNGIGERAGNCALEEFVMILKVRKDKLPYETGIKTELIYPASRLLTHITGLIPSRNKPIVGENVFLHESGIHQDGVLKHRETYEIMKPSDIGRSSETLVLGRHSGKHALRKKLESYGIKLDEETFQKVFEKFTELADRKKEVYDDDLFSIVSEVLREPINGYKLVHFHVHTGNTLLPTAAVVLQVGDEKKEAAEAGNGPVDAIFKAIDKALGIQPKLEEYIIQAVGTGKNAQGEVKLTLRINGELYSGRGVSTDIVEASAIAYINAINKYLIAKGLLRKNGGAE from the coding sequence ATGAGGAGAATTAAGATCTTCGATACAACGTTGAGGGATGGAGAGCAATCCCCAGGGGCTTCGATGTCGGTTGAGGAAAAAGTAGAAATGGCACTCATGTTAGAGGATCTCGGTGTCGATCTCATCGAGGCTGGGTTTCCCGTTTCATCTCCCGTGCAGTTTGAAGCTGTAAAAAGAGTTGCGAGCGCCGTTCAGAAACCCATAGTGGTGGGACTCGCAAGGTGTGTTGAAAAGGACATAGACGCGGTGTACGAGGCTCTCAAGGATCGACCAAAAGACAAACGTATGATACACGTTTTCATAGCGACCTCTCCGATTCACAGAAAATACAAACTGAGAATGGAGAAAGAGGAAATCCTCGAGAGGATCAGAAGATACGTCGGCTACGCAAAACAGTTTTTCGACCTTGTGGAGTTCTCGGCGGAAGACGCTTCGAGAACGGAGGTTCCCTTTTTGATAGAAGCCTACAAGACGGCGATCGAAGCCGGAGCCACAACGATCAATGTTCCGGACACGGTGGGGTACGCCCTTCCCGATGAGTTTGGAGAACTCATAAAGACCTTGAGAGAGGGTGTGCCCGGTATAGAGAATGTCGATCTTTCTGTGCACTGTCACAACGATCTTGGACTCGCTGTGGCGAACTCCCTCGCTGCCGTTCAGAACGGAGCCACCCAGGTCGAAGTGACTCTGAACGGTATCGGAGAGAGGGCAGGAAACTGTGCCCTGGAAGAGTTCGTGATGATCCTCAAGGTGAGGAAAGACAAACTTCCCTACGAGACGGGTATAAAGACAGAGCTCATATACCCCGCTTCCAGGCTCCTCACACATATAACGGGGCTCATCCCGTCCAGAAACAAACCCATAGTGGGAGAGAACGTGTTCCTTCACGAGTCGGGTATACACCAGGATGGTGTGCTGAAACACAGGGAGACCTACGAGATCATGAAACCATCCGATATCGGCAGGTCTTCCGAGACGCTCGTGCTTGGAAGACACTCCGGAAAGCACGCCCTCAGAAAGAAGCTGGAGAGCTACGGCATCAAACTCGACGAAGAGACCTTCCAGAAAGTGTTCGAGAAGTTCACAGAACTCGCCGACAGAAAGAAAGAGGTTTACGACGATGATCTTTTCTCGATCGTCTCGGAAGTTTTGAGGGAGCCCATCAACGGTTACAAGCTCGTTCACTTCCATGTACACACCGGAAACACGCTGCTTCCAACCGCGGCGGTCGTGCTTCAGGTTGGAGATGAAAAGAAAGAAGCAGCAGAGGCAGGAAACGGTCCAGTGGATGCTATCTTCAAGGCTATAGACAAAGCGCTCGGTATTCAACCGAAGCTCGAGGAGTACATAATTCAGGCGGTTGGAACTGGAAAGAACGCACAGGGAGAGGTCAAACTCACGTTGAGAATAAACGGTGAACTCTACAGTGGAAGGGGTGTCTCCACGGACATAGTGGAAGCCTCTGCGATAGCTTACATAAACGCAATAAACAAGTACCTCATCGCTAAAGGCCTTCTCAGAAAAAACGGGGGTGCTGAGTGA